One genomic window of Pungitius pungitius chromosome 11, fPunPun2.1, whole genome shotgun sequence includes the following:
- the LOC119197415 gene encoding protein SOGA3-like isoform X4, with protein sequence MMNPSSADSPRQPDNSSRKQQQQQRSSSPAGIKDGGSKASQKGSHPSKPTASKQGGGGGGGGGGRSSRGHSPVSTGRERQATGAPAVRGAAAVQAAGAESPTLSRPPADRPPCIHTPEDSPRLVADASSPSRADPNRVVSDQPCASKSPKLRSKTPKGAEASPTAAAAAAATGGHKKSSKSTIGCGPGFWKEGCLQSELIQFHLNKSLGKKGTKMPTKAATPPASEPELSPETDCPKPAPQPDRILQEDIEKLEDENDDLKIEIEEMRAEMDEMRDTFYEEDACQLQDMRRELERANKNCRILQYRLKKAERKRHRFAESGEVDGELLRSLEQDLKVAKDVSVRLHHELESVEEKRTKTEDENEKLRQQLIQVEVTKQALHNELEKSKELSLKRRGGKDGQKAERRTPQTPTEEENEDLKCQLAFIKEEAILMRKKMAKIDKEKDRLDHELQKYRSFYGDVDSPLPKGEAGGPPTTRESELKLRLRLVEEEANILGRKIVELEVENRGLKAELDDMREDSLVAAGVDSAGVGGQHCREQGEALSELRQQLQLVEDEAELLRRNLADVEEENKKVTNELNKLKYKAGSHEAGSRHGGGSDPAKLDAVQEELKAARLQVNELSGKVMQLQYENRVLLSNMQRYDLASHLGIRGSPRDSDAESDGGRDDDGGGPSASAPSPRLLPPHRKREGPIGGESDSDEVRNIRCLTPTRSLYSPAESRFLSRSLKDRQQMIDIRIEAERLGRTIDRLIADTSTIIAEARVYVNGGELFARLDEDEEGGRIREHELLYRINAQMKAFRRELQGFIDRLDVPKQEDQQAEEPLSMFQPIILLILILVLFSSLSYATIFKLVFLFTLFFVL encoded by the exons ATGATGAACCCTTCCTCTGCCGACTCACCGCGGCAGCCAGACAATAGCAGccggaagcagcagcagcagcagcggtcgTCGTCTCCGGCCGGCATAAAAGACGGCGGGTCCAAAGCGTCACAGAAGGGCAGCCACCCGTCAAAGCCCACCGCGTCCaagcaaggaggaggaggaggaggaggaggaggagggagaagcagCCGCGGCCATTCTCCCGTTTCAACGGGCAGGGAGCGGCAGGCTACAGGCGCTCCTGCCGTCAGAGGCGCGGCTGCTGTCCAGGCGGCCGGTGCTGAAAGCCCGACGCTAAGCAGGCCCCCGGCGGACAGGCCCCCGTGCATCCACACACCAGAAGACTCCCCCCGCCTTGTCGCCGATGCCTCCTCGCCCTCCAGAGCCGACCCGAACCGCGTCGTCTCCGATCAGCCCTGCGCATCCAAATCCCCCAAATTGAGGAGCAAAACTCCGAAAGGTGCCGAGGCGTCaccgacggcggcggcggcggcggcggcgacgggcGGCCACAAGAAGAGCTCCAAAAGCACGATAGGCTGCGGACCCGGGTTCTGGAAGGAGGGATGCTTGCAGTCCGAGCTCATACAGTTTCACTTGAATAAGAGCCTGGGGAAGAAAGGGACAAAGATGCCAACGAAAGCAGCGACACCACCGGCCTCAGAGCCAGAGCTGTCCCCTGAGACAGACTGTCCAAAACCAGCTCCCCAGCCAGACCGGATACTACAAGAAGATATTGAGAAGCTGGAGGATGAAAACGACGATCTTAAG ATTGAAATCGAGGAGATGCGGGCAGAGATGGATGAGATGCGGGACACCTTTTATGAGGAAGACGCCTGCCAGCTGCAGGACATGCGCAGAGAGCTGGAGAGAGCCAACAAGAACTGCAGGATTCTTCAGTACCGACTGAAGAAGGCCGAGAGGAAAAGGCACCGGTTCGCAGAAAGTGGAGAGGTCGATGGAGAGCTGCTCAGGAGTCTGGAGCAAGACCTCAAG GTGGCGAAGGATGTGTCCGTGCGCTTGCACCACGAGCTCGAGAGTgtggaggaaaagaggacaaagacagAGGACGAGAATGAGAAGCTGAGGCAGCAGCTGATTCAGGTGGAGGTCACCAAGCAGGCCCTCCATAACGAACTGGAGAAATCCAAAGAG CTCTCACTGAAAAGAAGAGGAGGTAAAGATggacagaaagcagagagaagGACACCACAGACCCCGACCGAG GAAGAAAATGAGGATCTGAAATGCCAACTGGCCTTCATCAAGGAGGAAGCCATcttgatgaggaaaaaaatggCAAAGATCGACAAGGAGAAGGATCGCCTGGACCACGAGCTGCAGAAGTACCGCTCCTTCTACGGCGACGTGGACAGCCCGCTGCCTAAAGGGGAGGCGGGAGGGCCGCCCACCACCCGGGAATCCGAGCTGAAGCTCCGCCTAcgcctggtggaggaggaggcgaacATCTTGGGCAGGAAGAttgtggagctggaggtggagaacCGGGGGCTGAAGGCTGAACTGGATGACATGAGAGAGGACAG TCTGGTGGCAGCGGGAGTGGACAGCGCTGGTGTTGGAGGTCAACACTGCAGAGAGCAGGGCGAGGCCCTGTCAGAGCTGAGGCAGCAGCTTCAGCTGGTGGAGGACGAGGCGGAACTTCTCCGCAGGAATCTAGCAGACgtggaagaagaaaacaaaaag GTGACAAATGAACTCAATAAACTGAAGTACAAGGCTGGATCCCATGAAGCTGGATCAAGACATGGAG GGGGGAGTGACCCGGCCAAACTGGACGCCGTCCAGGAGGAGCTGAAAGCCGCACGCCTGCAGGTGAACGAGCTGAGCGGCAAAGTCATGCAGCTCCAGTACGAGAACCGCGTGCTGCTCTCCAACATGCAGCGCTACGACCTGGCCTCCCACCTGGGCATCCGCGGCAGCCCCCGGGACAGCGACGCCGAGAGCGACGGGGGGCgggacgacgacggcggcggcccCTCGGCCTCGGCGCCCtcgcctcgcctcctccccccccaccgcaaGCGCGAAGGGCCCATCGGAGGGGAGAGTGACTCGGACGAGGTGAGGAACATCCGCTGCCTCACCCCGACGCGTTCCCTTTACTCGCCCGCAGAGAGTCGTTTTTTATCCCGAAGCCTGAAGGACCGGCAGCAGATGATAGACATCCGCATCGAGGCGGAGAGGCTGGGCCGGACCATCGATAGGCTCATCGCTGACACCAGCACTATCATCGCCGAGGCCCGGGTCTACGTCAACGGCGGGGAGCTGTTCGCCAGGCtggatgaggacgaggagggcggCAG gaTCAGAGAGCACGAGCTGCTGTATC